Proteins co-encoded in one Camelus bactrianus isolate YW-2024 breed Bactrian camel chromosome 6, ASM4877302v1, whole genome shotgun sequence genomic window:
- the TMEM87A gene encoding transmembrane protein 87A isoform X1, whose protein sequence is MAAAAWLQVLPVILILLGAQRSRLSLFSVGPAPVAAADRSKWHIPITSGKNYFGFGKILFKNTTIFLKFDGEPCDVSLNITWYLKSANCYNEIYNFKTEEVETYLENLKEKKDVSGKYQTSSKLFQNCSELFKTQSFSRDFVHRLPLLGEKQEAKENGTNLTFTGDKTVSVVMHDPLKTWQDAPYIFIVHVGISFSKELSKENPSLNLFTMTVEVKGPYEYLTLEEYPLMIFFMVMCIVYVLFGVLWLAWSACYWRDLLRIQFWIGAVIFLGMLEKAVFYAEFQNIRYKGESVQGALILAELLSAVKRSLARTLVIIVSLGYGIVKPRLGVTLHKVVVAGALYLLFSGMEGVLRVTGYFSYPLALIVNLALSAIDACIILWIFISLTQTMKLLKLRRNIVKLSLYRHFTNTLILAVAASIVFIIWTTMKFRIVTCQSDWRELWVDDAIWRLLFSMILFVIMVLWRPSANNQRFAFSPLSEEEEEDEQKEPMLKESFEGMKMRSTKQEPNGNSKVNKAQEDDLKWVEENVPSSVTDVALPALLDSDEERMITHFERSKME, encoded by the exons ATGGCGGCAGCTGCGTGGCTTCAGGTGCTGCCTGTCATTCTTATTCTTCTGGGGGCTCAGAGGTCCCGACTGTCGCTTTTCAGTGTAGGACCGGCACCCGTCGCTGCTGCCGACCGATCCAAGTGGCACATTCCGATAACGTCG gggaaaaattattttggttttggGAAGATTCTCTTCAAAAATACCACTATCTTCCTGAAAT TTGATGGAGAACCTTGTGATGTATCTTTGAATATAACCTGGTATCTGAAAAGTGCTAACTGTTACAATGAAATATACAACTTCAAG acagaagaagtggagacatacttggaaaatcttaaggaaaaaaaagacgtGTCTGGGAAGTATCAAACATCATCAAAATTATTCCAGAACTGCAGTGAACTCTTTAAAACACAG AGCTTTTCCAGAGATTTTGTGCATCGATTGCCTCTTTTAGGAGAGAAACAGGAG gcTAAGGAGAATGGAACAAATCTTACCTTTACTGGAGACAAAACTGTAAGTGTG GTAATGCATGATCCATTGAAAACTTGGCAAGATGCACCATACATTTTTATTGTACATGTTGGCATTTCCTTCTCCAAGGAATTATCAAAAGAAAATCCATCACTTAATCTTTTTACCA TGACTGTTGAAGTGAAAGGTCCCTATGAATACCTGACACTTGAGGAATATCCATTGATGATT TTTTTCATGGTGATGTGTATTGTGTATGTCCTGTTTGGTGTTCTGTGGCTTGCATGGTCTGCTTGCTACTGGAGAGATCTCCTGAGAATTCAGTTTTGGATTGGTGCTGTCATCTTCCTGGGAATGCTTGAGAAAGCTGTCTTCTATGCAGAATTTCAGAATATCCGATACAAAGGAGAATCTG TCCAAGGGGCCCTGATCCTTGCAGAGCTTCTTTCGGCAGTTAAACGCTCACTGGCTCGAACCCTGGTCATCATAGTCAGTCTGGGATATGGCATAGTCAA GCCTCGCCTTGGAGTCACTCTTCACAAGGTTGTAGTAGCAGGAGCCCTTTATCTTTTGTTCTCTGGCATGGAAGGGGTCCTCAGAGTTACTGGG TATTTTTCTTATCCCTTGGCTTTGATAGTAAACCTGGCCCTCTCAGCAATTGATGCCTGTATTATTTTATGGATAT TTATTAGCCTGACTCAAACAATGAAGCTATTAAAACTTCGGAGAAACATTGTAAAACTCTCTTTGTACCGACATTTCACCAACACGCTTATCTTGGCAGTTGCAG CATCTATTGTGTTTATCATCTGGACAACCATGAAGTTCAGGATAGTGACTTGTCAGTCG GATTGGCGGGAGCTGTGGGTGGATGATGCCATCTGGCGGTTGCTGTTCTCCATGATCCTCTTTGTCATCATGGTTCTCTGGCGACCATCTGCAAATAACCAGAG GTTTGCCTTTTCACCCTTgtctgaggaagaggaggaggatgaacAAAAGGAGCCTATGCTGAAAGAAAGTTTTG aaggaATGAAAATGAGAAGTACCAAacaagaaccaaatggaaatagTAAAGTAAACAAAGCA CAGGAAGATGATTTAAAGTGGGTAGAAGAAAATGTTCCTTCTTCTGTAACAGATGT AGCACTTCCAGCCCTTCTGGATTCAGATGAG
- the TMEM87A gene encoding transmembrane protein 87A isoform X10 yields MAAAAWLQVLPVILILLGAQRSRLSLFSVGPAPVAAADRSKWHIPITSGKNYFGFGKILFKNTTIFLKFDGEPCDVSLNITWYLKSANCYNEIYNFKTEEVETYLENLKEKKDVSGKYQTSSKLFQNCSELFKTQSFSRDFVHRLPLLGEKQEAKENGTNLTFTGDKTVMHDPLKTWQDAPYIFIVHVGISFSKELSKENPSLNLFTMTVEVKGPYEYLTLEEYPLMIFFMVMCIVYVLFGVLWLAWSACYWRDLLRIQFWIGAVIFLGMLEKAVFYAEFQNIRYKGESVQGALILAELLSAVKRSLARTLVIIVSLGYGIVKPRLGVTLHKVVVAGALYLLFSGMEGVLRVTGYFSYPLALIVNLALSAIDACIILWIFISLTQTMKLLKLRRNIVKLSLYRHFTNTLILAVAASIVFIIWTTMKFRIVTCQSDWRELWVDDAIWRLLFSMILFVIMVLWRPSANNQRFAFSPLSEEEEEDEQKEPMLKESFEGMKMRSTKQEPNGNSKVNKAEDDLKWVEENVPSSVTDVALPALLDSDEERMITHFERSKME; encoded by the exons ATGGCGGCAGCTGCGTGGCTTCAGGTGCTGCCTGTCATTCTTATTCTTCTGGGGGCTCAGAGGTCCCGACTGTCGCTTTTCAGTGTAGGACCGGCACCCGTCGCTGCTGCCGACCGATCCAAGTGGCACATTCCGATAACGTCG gggaaaaattattttggttttggGAAGATTCTCTTCAAAAATACCACTATCTTCCTGAAAT TTGATGGAGAACCTTGTGATGTATCTTTGAATATAACCTGGTATCTGAAAAGTGCTAACTGTTACAATGAAATATACAACTTCAAG acagaagaagtggagacatacttggaaaatcttaaggaaaaaaaagacgtGTCTGGGAAGTATCAAACATCATCAAAATTATTCCAGAACTGCAGTGAACTCTTTAAAACACAG AGCTTTTCCAGAGATTTTGTGCATCGATTGCCTCTTTTAGGAGAGAAACAGGAG gcTAAGGAGAATGGAACAAATCTTACCTTTACTGGAGACAAAACT GTAATGCATGATCCATTGAAAACTTGGCAAGATGCACCATACATTTTTATTGTACATGTTGGCATTTCCTTCTCCAAGGAATTATCAAAAGAAAATCCATCACTTAATCTTTTTACCA TGACTGTTGAAGTGAAAGGTCCCTATGAATACCTGACACTTGAGGAATATCCATTGATGATT TTTTTCATGGTGATGTGTATTGTGTATGTCCTGTTTGGTGTTCTGTGGCTTGCATGGTCTGCTTGCTACTGGAGAGATCTCCTGAGAATTCAGTTTTGGATTGGTGCTGTCATCTTCCTGGGAATGCTTGAGAAAGCTGTCTTCTATGCAGAATTTCAGAATATCCGATACAAAGGAGAATCTG TCCAAGGGGCCCTGATCCTTGCAGAGCTTCTTTCGGCAGTTAAACGCTCACTGGCTCGAACCCTGGTCATCATAGTCAGTCTGGGATATGGCATAGTCAA GCCTCGCCTTGGAGTCACTCTTCACAAGGTTGTAGTAGCAGGAGCCCTTTATCTTTTGTTCTCTGGCATGGAAGGGGTCCTCAGAGTTACTGGG TATTTTTCTTATCCCTTGGCTTTGATAGTAAACCTGGCCCTCTCAGCAATTGATGCCTGTATTATTTTATGGATAT TTATTAGCCTGACTCAAACAATGAAGCTATTAAAACTTCGGAGAAACATTGTAAAACTCTCTTTGTACCGACATTTCACCAACACGCTTATCTTGGCAGTTGCAG CATCTATTGTGTTTATCATCTGGACAACCATGAAGTTCAGGATAGTGACTTGTCAGTCG GATTGGCGGGAGCTGTGGGTGGATGATGCCATCTGGCGGTTGCTGTTCTCCATGATCCTCTTTGTCATCATGGTTCTCTGGCGACCATCTGCAAATAACCAGAG GTTTGCCTTTTCACCCTTgtctgaggaagaggaggaggatgaacAAAAGGAGCCTATGCTGAAAGAAAGTTTTG aaggaATGAAAATGAGAAGTACCAAacaagaaccaaatggaaatagTAAAGTAAACAAAGCA GAAGATGATTTAAAGTGGGTAGAAGAAAATGTTCCTTCTTCTGTAACAGATGT AGCACTTCCAGCCCTTCTGGATTCAGATGAG
- the TMEM87A gene encoding transmembrane protein 87A isoform X7 yields the protein MAAAAWLQVLPVILILLGAQRSRLSLFSVGPAPVAAADRSKWHIPITSGKNYFGFGKILFKNTTIFLKFDGEPCDVSLNITWYLKSANCYNEIYNFKTEEVETYLENLKEKKDVSGKYQTSSKLFQNCSELFKTQSFSRDFVHRLPLLGEKQEAKENGTNLTFTGDKTVMHDPLKTWQDAPYIFIVHVGISFSKELSKENPSLNLFTMTVEVKGPYEYLTLEEYPLMIFFMVMCIVYVLFGVLWLAWSACYWRDLLRIQFWIGAVIFLGMLEKAVFYAEFQNIRYKGESVQGALILAELLSAVKRSLARTLVIIVSLGYGIVKPRLGVTLHKVVVAGALYLLFSGMEGVLRVTGAQTDLASLAFIPLAFLDTALCWWIFISLTQTMKLLKLRRNIVKLSLYRHFTNTLILAVAASIVFIIWTTMKFRIVTCQSDWRELWVDDAIWRLLFSMILFVIMVLWRPSANNQRFAFSPLSEEEEEDEQKEPMLKESFEGMKMRSTKQEPNGNSKVNKAQEDDLKWVEENVPSSVTDVALPALLDSDEERMITHFERSKME from the exons ATGGCGGCAGCTGCGTGGCTTCAGGTGCTGCCTGTCATTCTTATTCTTCTGGGGGCTCAGAGGTCCCGACTGTCGCTTTTCAGTGTAGGACCGGCACCCGTCGCTGCTGCCGACCGATCCAAGTGGCACATTCCGATAACGTCG gggaaaaattattttggttttggGAAGATTCTCTTCAAAAATACCACTATCTTCCTGAAAT TTGATGGAGAACCTTGTGATGTATCTTTGAATATAACCTGGTATCTGAAAAGTGCTAACTGTTACAATGAAATATACAACTTCAAG acagaagaagtggagacatacttggaaaatcttaaggaaaaaaaagacgtGTCTGGGAAGTATCAAACATCATCAAAATTATTCCAGAACTGCAGTGAACTCTTTAAAACACAG AGCTTTTCCAGAGATTTTGTGCATCGATTGCCTCTTTTAGGAGAGAAACAGGAG gcTAAGGAGAATGGAACAAATCTTACCTTTACTGGAGACAAAACT GTAATGCATGATCCATTGAAAACTTGGCAAGATGCACCATACATTTTTATTGTACATGTTGGCATTTCCTTCTCCAAGGAATTATCAAAAGAAAATCCATCACTTAATCTTTTTACCA TGACTGTTGAAGTGAAAGGTCCCTATGAATACCTGACACTTGAGGAATATCCATTGATGATT TTTTTCATGGTGATGTGTATTGTGTATGTCCTGTTTGGTGTTCTGTGGCTTGCATGGTCTGCTTGCTACTGGAGAGATCTCCTGAGAATTCAGTTTTGGATTGGTGCTGTCATCTTCCTGGGAATGCTTGAGAAAGCTGTCTTCTATGCAGAATTTCAGAATATCCGATACAAAGGAGAATCTG TCCAAGGGGCCCTGATCCTTGCAGAGCTTCTTTCGGCAGTTAAACGCTCACTGGCTCGAACCCTGGTCATCATAGTCAGTCTGGGATATGGCATAGTCAA GCCTCGCCTTGGAGTCACTCTTCACAAGGTTGTAGTAGCAGGAGCCCTTTATCTTTTGTTCTCTGGCATGGAAGGGGTCCTCAGAGTTACTGGG GCCCAGACTGATCTTGCTTCCTTGGCCTTTATCCCCTTGGCTTTCCTAGACACTGCCCTGTGCTGGTGGATAT TTATTAGCCTGACTCAAACAATGAAGCTATTAAAACTTCGGAGAAACATTGTAAAACTCTCTTTGTACCGACATTTCACCAACACGCTTATCTTGGCAGTTGCAG CATCTATTGTGTTTATCATCTGGACAACCATGAAGTTCAGGATAGTGACTTGTCAGTCG GATTGGCGGGAGCTGTGGGTGGATGATGCCATCTGGCGGTTGCTGTTCTCCATGATCCTCTTTGTCATCATGGTTCTCTGGCGACCATCTGCAAATAACCAGAG GTTTGCCTTTTCACCCTTgtctgaggaagaggaggaggatgaacAAAAGGAGCCTATGCTGAAAGAAAGTTTTG aaggaATGAAAATGAGAAGTACCAAacaagaaccaaatggaaatagTAAAGTAAACAAAGCA CAGGAAGATGATTTAAAGTGGGTAGAAGAAAATGTTCCTTCTTCTGTAACAGATGT AGCACTTCCAGCCCTTCTGGATTCAGATGAG
- the TMEM87A gene encoding transmembrane protein 87A isoform X9 translates to MAAAAWLQVLPVILILLGAQRSRLSLFSVGPAPVAAADRSKWHIPITSGKNYFGFGKILFKNTTIFLKFDGEPCDVSLNITWYLKSANCYNEIYNFKTEEVETYLENLKEKKDVSGKYQTSSKLFQNCSELFKTQSFSRDFVHRLPLLGEKQEAKENGTNLTFTGDKTVMHDPLKTWQDAPYIFIVHVGISFSKELSKENPSLNLFTMTVEVKGPYEYLTLEEYPLMIFFMVMCIVYVLFGVLWLAWSACYWRDLLRIQFWIGAVIFLGMLEKAVFYAEFQNIRYKGESVQGALILAELLSAVKRSLARTLVIIVSLGYGIVKPRLGVTLHKVVVAGALYLLFSGMEGVLRVTGAQTDLASLAFIPLAFLDTALCWWIFISLTQTMKLLKLRRNIVKLSLYRHFTNTLILAVAASIVFIIWTTMKFRIVTCQSDWRELWVDDAIWRLLFSMILFVIMVLWRPSANNQRFAFSPLSEEEEEDEQKEPMLKESFEGMKMRSTKQEPNGNSKVNKAEDDLKWVEENVPSSVTDVALPALLDSDEERMITHFERSKME, encoded by the exons ATGGCGGCAGCTGCGTGGCTTCAGGTGCTGCCTGTCATTCTTATTCTTCTGGGGGCTCAGAGGTCCCGACTGTCGCTTTTCAGTGTAGGACCGGCACCCGTCGCTGCTGCCGACCGATCCAAGTGGCACATTCCGATAACGTCG gggaaaaattattttggttttggGAAGATTCTCTTCAAAAATACCACTATCTTCCTGAAAT TTGATGGAGAACCTTGTGATGTATCTTTGAATATAACCTGGTATCTGAAAAGTGCTAACTGTTACAATGAAATATACAACTTCAAG acagaagaagtggagacatacttggaaaatcttaaggaaaaaaaagacgtGTCTGGGAAGTATCAAACATCATCAAAATTATTCCAGAACTGCAGTGAACTCTTTAAAACACAG AGCTTTTCCAGAGATTTTGTGCATCGATTGCCTCTTTTAGGAGAGAAACAGGAG gcTAAGGAGAATGGAACAAATCTTACCTTTACTGGAGACAAAACT GTAATGCATGATCCATTGAAAACTTGGCAAGATGCACCATACATTTTTATTGTACATGTTGGCATTTCCTTCTCCAAGGAATTATCAAAAGAAAATCCATCACTTAATCTTTTTACCA TGACTGTTGAAGTGAAAGGTCCCTATGAATACCTGACACTTGAGGAATATCCATTGATGATT TTTTTCATGGTGATGTGTATTGTGTATGTCCTGTTTGGTGTTCTGTGGCTTGCATGGTCTGCTTGCTACTGGAGAGATCTCCTGAGAATTCAGTTTTGGATTGGTGCTGTCATCTTCCTGGGAATGCTTGAGAAAGCTGTCTTCTATGCAGAATTTCAGAATATCCGATACAAAGGAGAATCTG TCCAAGGGGCCCTGATCCTTGCAGAGCTTCTTTCGGCAGTTAAACGCTCACTGGCTCGAACCCTGGTCATCATAGTCAGTCTGGGATATGGCATAGTCAA GCCTCGCCTTGGAGTCACTCTTCACAAGGTTGTAGTAGCAGGAGCCCTTTATCTTTTGTTCTCTGGCATGGAAGGGGTCCTCAGAGTTACTGGG GCCCAGACTGATCTTGCTTCCTTGGCCTTTATCCCCTTGGCTTTCCTAGACACTGCCCTGTGCTGGTGGATAT TTATTAGCCTGACTCAAACAATGAAGCTATTAAAACTTCGGAGAAACATTGTAAAACTCTCTTTGTACCGACATTTCACCAACACGCTTATCTTGGCAGTTGCAG CATCTATTGTGTTTATCATCTGGACAACCATGAAGTTCAGGATAGTGACTTGTCAGTCG GATTGGCGGGAGCTGTGGGTGGATGATGCCATCTGGCGGTTGCTGTTCTCCATGATCCTCTTTGTCATCATGGTTCTCTGGCGACCATCTGCAAATAACCAGAG GTTTGCCTTTTCACCCTTgtctgaggaagaggaggaggatgaacAAAAGGAGCCTATGCTGAAAGAAAGTTTTG aaggaATGAAAATGAGAAGTACCAAacaagaaccaaatggaaatagTAAAGTAAACAAAGCA GAAGATGATTTAAAGTGGGTAGAAGAAAATGTTCCTTCTTCTGTAACAGATGT AGCACTTCCAGCCCTTCTGGATTCAGATGAG
- the TMEM87A gene encoding transmembrane protein 87A isoform X8, with amino-acid sequence MRVLENRDSPPWSGKPCTSVGGLAGMSGSSQDRRVVVERFLIRKGKNYFGFGKILFKNTTIFLKFDGEPCDVSLNITWYLKSANCYNEIYNFKTEEVETYLENLKEKKDVSGKYQTSSKLFQNCSELFKTQSFSRDFVHRLPLLGEKQEAKENGTNLTFTGDKTVSVVMHDPLKTWQDAPYIFIVHVGISFSKELSKENPSLNLFTMTVEVKGPYEYLTLEEYPLMIFFMVMCIVYVLFGVLWLAWSACYWRDLLRIQFWIGAVIFLGMLEKAVFYAEFQNIRYKGESVQGALILAELLSAVKRSLARTLVIIVSLGYGIVKPRLGVTLHKVVVAGALYLLFSGMEGVLRVTGYFSYPLALIVNLALSAIDACIILWIFISLTQTMKLLKLRRNIVKLSLYRHFTNTLILAVAASIVFIIWTTMKFRIVTCQSDWRELWVDDAIWRLLFSMILFVIMVLWRPSANNQRFAFSPLSEEEEEDEQKEPMLKESFEGMKMRSTKQEPNGNSKVNKAQEDDLKWVEENVPSSVTDVALPALLDSDEERMITHFERSKME; translated from the exons ATGCGTGTACTAGAGAACAGGGACTCACCTCCCTGGAGCGGAAAGCCGTGCACTTCTGTGGGTGGATTAGCAGGAATGTCAGGGTCATCTCAGGACCGGAGAGTGGTGGTGGAGCGATTTCTTATCAGGAAA gggaaaaattattttggttttggGAAGATTCTCTTCAAAAATACCACTATCTTCCTGAAAT TTGATGGAGAACCTTGTGATGTATCTTTGAATATAACCTGGTATCTGAAAAGTGCTAACTGTTACAATGAAATATACAACTTCAAG acagaagaagtggagacatacttggaaaatcttaaggaaaaaaaagacgtGTCTGGGAAGTATCAAACATCATCAAAATTATTCCAGAACTGCAGTGAACTCTTTAAAACACAG AGCTTTTCCAGAGATTTTGTGCATCGATTGCCTCTTTTAGGAGAGAAACAGGAG gcTAAGGAGAATGGAACAAATCTTACCTTTACTGGAGACAAAACTGTAAGTGTG GTAATGCATGATCCATTGAAAACTTGGCAAGATGCACCATACATTTTTATTGTACATGTTGGCATTTCCTTCTCCAAGGAATTATCAAAAGAAAATCCATCACTTAATCTTTTTACCA TGACTGTTGAAGTGAAAGGTCCCTATGAATACCTGACACTTGAGGAATATCCATTGATGATT TTTTTCATGGTGATGTGTATTGTGTATGTCCTGTTTGGTGTTCTGTGGCTTGCATGGTCTGCTTGCTACTGGAGAGATCTCCTGAGAATTCAGTTTTGGATTGGTGCTGTCATCTTCCTGGGAATGCTTGAGAAAGCTGTCTTCTATGCAGAATTTCAGAATATCCGATACAAAGGAGAATCTG TCCAAGGGGCCCTGATCCTTGCAGAGCTTCTTTCGGCAGTTAAACGCTCACTGGCTCGAACCCTGGTCATCATAGTCAGTCTGGGATATGGCATAGTCAA GCCTCGCCTTGGAGTCACTCTTCACAAGGTTGTAGTAGCAGGAGCCCTTTATCTTTTGTTCTCTGGCATGGAAGGGGTCCTCAGAGTTACTGGG TATTTTTCTTATCCCTTGGCTTTGATAGTAAACCTGGCCCTCTCAGCAATTGATGCCTGTATTATTTTATGGATAT TTATTAGCCTGACTCAAACAATGAAGCTATTAAAACTTCGGAGAAACATTGTAAAACTCTCTTTGTACCGACATTTCACCAACACGCTTATCTTGGCAGTTGCAG CATCTATTGTGTTTATCATCTGGACAACCATGAAGTTCAGGATAGTGACTTGTCAGTCG GATTGGCGGGAGCTGTGGGTGGATGATGCCATCTGGCGGTTGCTGTTCTCCATGATCCTCTTTGTCATCATGGTTCTCTGGCGACCATCTGCAAATAACCAGAG GTTTGCCTTTTCACCCTTgtctgaggaagaggaggaggatgaacAAAAGGAGCCTATGCTGAAAGAAAGTTTTG aaggaATGAAAATGAGAAGTACCAAacaagaaccaaatggaaatagTAAAGTAAACAAAGCA CAGGAAGATGATTTAAAGTGGGTAGAAGAAAATGTTCCTTCTTCTGTAACAGATGT AGCACTTCCAGCCCTTCTGGATTCAGATGAG
- the TMEM87A gene encoding transmembrane protein 87A isoform X12: protein MAAAAWLQVLPVILILLGAQRSRLSLFSVGPAPVAAADRSKWHIPITSGKNYFGFGKILFKNTTIFLKFDGEPCDVSLNITWYLKSANCYNEIYNFKTEEVETYLENLKEKKDVSGKYQTSSKLFQNCSELFKTQSFSRDFVHRLPLLGEKQEAKENGTNLTFTGDKTVMHDPLKTWQDAPYIFIVHVGISFSKELSKENPSLNLFTMTVEVKGPYEYLTLEEYPLMIFFMVMCIVYVLFGVLWLAWSACYWRDLLRIQFWIGAVIFLGMLEKAVFYAEFQNIRYKGESVQGALILAELLSAVKRSLARTLVIIVSLGYGIVKPRLGVTLHKVVVAGALYLLFSGMEGVLRVTGAQTDLASLAFIPLAFLDTALCWWIFISLTQTMKLLKLRRNIVKLSLYRHFTNTLILAVAASIVFIIWTTMKFRIVTCQSDWRELWVDDAIWRLLFSMILFVIMVLWRPSANNQRFAFSPLSEEEEEDEQKEPMLKESFGMKMRSTKQEPNGNSKVNKAEDDLKWVEENVPSSVTDVALPALLDSDEERMITHFERSKME, encoded by the exons ATGGCGGCAGCTGCGTGGCTTCAGGTGCTGCCTGTCATTCTTATTCTTCTGGGGGCTCAGAGGTCCCGACTGTCGCTTTTCAGTGTAGGACCGGCACCCGTCGCTGCTGCCGACCGATCCAAGTGGCACATTCCGATAACGTCG gggaaaaattattttggttttggGAAGATTCTCTTCAAAAATACCACTATCTTCCTGAAAT TTGATGGAGAACCTTGTGATGTATCTTTGAATATAACCTGGTATCTGAAAAGTGCTAACTGTTACAATGAAATATACAACTTCAAG acagaagaagtggagacatacttggaaaatcttaaggaaaaaaaagacgtGTCTGGGAAGTATCAAACATCATCAAAATTATTCCAGAACTGCAGTGAACTCTTTAAAACACAG AGCTTTTCCAGAGATTTTGTGCATCGATTGCCTCTTTTAGGAGAGAAACAGGAG gcTAAGGAGAATGGAACAAATCTTACCTTTACTGGAGACAAAACT GTAATGCATGATCCATTGAAAACTTGGCAAGATGCACCATACATTTTTATTGTACATGTTGGCATTTCCTTCTCCAAGGAATTATCAAAAGAAAATCCATCACTTAATCTTTTTACCA TGACTGTTGAAGTGAAAGGTCCCTATGAATACCTGACACTTGAGGAATATCCATTGATGATT TTTTTCATGGTGATGTGTATTGTGTATGTCCTGTTTGGTGTTCTGTGGCTTGCATGGTCTGCTTGCTACTGGAGAGATCTCCTGAGAATTCAGTTTTGGATTGGTGCTGTCATCTTCCTGGGAATGCTTGAGAAAGCTGTCTTCTATGCAGAATTTCAGAATATCCGATACAAAGGAGAATCTG TCCAAGGGGCCCTGATCCTTGCAGAGCTTCTTTCGGCAGTTAAACGCTCACTGGCTCGAACCCTGGTCATCATAGTCAGTCTGGGATATGGCATAGTCAA GCCTCGCCTTGGAGTCACTCTTCACAAGGTTGTAGTAGCAGGAGCCCTTTATCTTTTGTTCTCTGGCATGGAAGGGGTCCTCAGAGTTACTGGG GCCCAGACTGATCTTGCTTCCTTGGCCTTTATCCCCTTGGCTTTCCTAGACACTGCCCTGTGCTGGTGGATAT TTATTAGCCTGACTCAAACAATGAAGCTATTAAAACTTCGGAGAAACATTGTAAAACTCTCTTTGTACCGACATTTCACCAACACGCTTATCTTGGCAGTTGCAG CATCTATTGTGTTTATCATCTGGACAACCATGAAGTTCAGGATAGTGACTTGTCAGTCG GATTGGCGGGAGCTGTGGGTGGATGATGCCATCTGGCGGTTGCTGTTCTCCATGATCCTCTTTGTCATCATGGTTCTCTGGCGACCATCTGCAAATAACCAGAG GTTTGCCTTTTCACCCTTgtctgaggaagaggaggaggatgaacAAAAGGAGCCTATGCTGAAAGAAAGTTTTG gaATGAAAATGAGAAGTACCAAacaagaaccaaatggaaatagTAAAGTAAACAAAGCA GAAGATGATTTAAAGTGGGTAGAAGAAAATGTTCCTTCTTCTGTAACAGATGT AGCACTTCCAGCCCTTCTGGATTCAGATGAG